The segment AGAAACAATAATAAAATATTTTTAGATTTAAAGAAGGCCGGAAAATTTTAATTTTCCGGCCTTCTTTATTCTTCCCGAGACAAGATTTCCTTTCATTTTCATTAGCAGTAGTTTAACCTGTTATTTTATTTCCGGAAGTAGTTTTAGCAATTTTTAAAATGGAAAATAAAAGAAGGTTTTAGATTAGAGTAAATTTTCAAAATTCCTATAAATGAACTCTTTAACCCTTCCTTTTTTATTAGAGGTTTTCCTGTTTTTGAGCAAATAAAATCTACGATTTGATGCACCTTATTAATAAAAAAATGCTGGCGGGGACTCTTAAATAAAAGATAAAGTAAAGTGTCAGCAGTATTAAGCTGGATTATAATTTTTATTTTTACTGATAACCGAATTCTAATAAAATCAAGTGAGACAGGCAAAAAAATCTCACATTATATATACGAATCAGAAAAAAAACCTCCATGATCGAATTATCAACTATAAATGATAAATCAATAGATCAAATTTTAACCAAACTTGAAAATAAGACTGAAGTTAATGCTTCCCTCCCCGGCGGGGGAATACTTCATATTGAAAAGGAAATTCCCTATCTCGTCATTTACAGGCAAAGAAAGAATGATCCCGGAACTTATAGAATGGTTATTAGTGAGGCTTCCTATTTAATTATAGGAAACGAGGATTTTGAAGGATATCAAAAACTCCTTTATTTGATCAGCAATCAACTGTCTGCCACTTTTAATGCCTATATGCTTTTTGAAATGTATGCAGGCGTTGCAGGAAGTAATACCTTTTTAATAAAAGCACCAGCCAATAAACTTCCTACCGCGCTGGATGTCCTGAAGCAGGAACTGGAAGAGATTAATAATGTGTATTCGGGTCTTTACCTGCAGGCACAAATCAAAGATACGCCGCATCGTCACGCTGAAGGTGATAAATGTTTAATGGATCTGGAAGCTGCCAAAGAATGTGGGGCAGTTTTAATAAGTCTTGAAATTCCGCCTGTTTACCGGGATGAAGAAGAAAATTTGTACCCTGTATTTTTCCGGGGATTCAAGGACTATTTAATTCCGGCCATACATAAATTCATGTATGACTATATAAGGGTTCAAACTTCTTATCAGGTTGCTTAGTTCTACTGCTCTTGGACGTAAGACCCTAAAAGAGAAAGTCTTTGAAATAGATAAAAAACTTACCAAAATAGAAAGCAGCTATCAGTTCTTATGGCTGGTTTCCCCTTCCAATATTCACAATATTAAACAAACCTTTTTTGAAAGTAAATATGAAAAGGTGCTCGATTACCATTACTACTTTTACCTATTGATCCTGATATATTAAAAAGAGAGCTCTATAATTTAAAAATAGAAGATATTGATGATCCGGCTATGTCTTACCTCTTCAGGGAAAAAAGAGAGGAATTGGATCAACAAATAACTATGCTGAATGAGCGTGGTACCCGCAACTTTTTTTACAATAGTATAAGATTGTACAAAGGTGTGGAAAGAATGTTATGTGAGGAGGCTGAACAATTGCTGAAGGATGTAAACGAAGTAGAAAAGCCACCGAAAGACGAACTTATAGATTCCAGGGGGTTCAGCAGTATGGCCCGGCAGGAATTTGAATATTTCAGGCAGCAGGACAGCAATTTTAAATCCCGGGTTCATATTAGAAAAGATGTGAATATCATGATGGTTTCCAAAGGGGAATTGTACCTGCCTGACGATTACCTGATGCGGAAGAAAGAAGCTATGGCTTTGATACAACACGAGGTGGGAACACACGTGCTTACTTTTCATAACGGAAGCTGGCAACCATTACAACAGTTAAAGATTGGCCTGGCAGATTATGATCCCCTGCAGGAAGGTTTGGCTGTAATGTCTGAATACCTTGTGGATGGTTTAACCGCAAACCTAGGTTACGTACACTGGCAGGAAGAGTGGTTGCAGGAGCTGCATTAATGGATGGTGGTGATTTTCGGGAAATATTCCGGTTGCTAACCAGAGAGTACGGTTTCCTTCCGGAGCGGGCATTTAATATAACCTCCCGGATTATGCAGGGAGGTGGATTTTTGAAAGATATTATCTATTTAAAAGGCCTGGTGGAATTGAGAAAATACCTGCAGGACGGCGGAGAATACGAACCCTTGCTGGCAGGAAAATTCGGAATAAAACACACAAAAATAATACAGGAGTTGACGAATCGTGGAATTCTGAATTCAGGAGTTCTACGACCCAGTTATTTATTAACCGAAGACACCGAAAAGAAATTAGATTTAATCAGAAAAGGTTTACCCCTTTCTAAAATGATAAGCGCATGAAAATATGTTTTGTTGTAAACAGTGTTGAGACGGAAACTGCCGGAACCACTGTATATCTAATGCATGAAGCTTTTAAGAGAAAGCATCAGGTATATATAATGGGAGTTGGAGATTTCAACTATAACAACAATCAGGAGTTAACAGTGCATTGTAAAACACTGGGTAAAAATGCCAAGTCAGAAACTCCCAAAGAATACATCAATTCCCTTAAAAGCAAAAAGGCTAAATCAGAAAAAATATCTGTTAAGGATCTCGATGTGCTGTTTATCAGAAATAATCCAACTGAAGAAGAAGCTGGACGCACCTGGGCAGAACATTCAGGAATTGCCTTTGGAAGGCTGGTGCAACAGGAAGGTGTACTTGTATTAAATGATGCTTTTGCTCTTTCCAACGCATTTATAGATAAACTTTATTTTGAGGAGTTGCCCAGCAGTATTAAACCTGCATCTTTAATAACAAGAAAAAAAGAAGATATCCTTCAGTTTTTTGAAGATCATAAAAAGAAGATGATCCTTAAACCTCTTGAAGGTTCAGGAGGCCGTGGAGTTTATTTAATTGATAAGAATGAAAAAAATCTCAATCAGATTATTGAAACTCTTACAGAAAAAGGTTACATCATAGCCCAGGAATTCCTTCCGGCTGTAAAAGATGGAGACGTAAGAGTCCTGCTTCTTAATGGAAAAGTGATGGAAAAAGATGGCCACTTTGGGATCATCCGCAGGGTTAGCGGTGAAGGTGAATTCCGTAGTAATATTTCCCAGGGAGCCTCACCCAACAGCACCGAATATACTGAAGAAATGAAGAAAATAGTTGAAATAACAGCTCCCAAACTTATTAGGGATGGACTTTTCTTTGTTGGTTTGGATATAGTAAAAGACAAACTAATCGAAATTAATGTTCTTAGCCCCGGTGGAATGGACAGCTTCCCTTATCTGGGACTTCCTAATTTTTCTGATCAGGTTATAGAAGCTATAGAACGAAAACTGGAATACAAGAAAAATTACGGAGATAAGATCTCCAATCGCGAGTTAGCTACCATGGATTAATGCTGGTAGCCTCAAATCAAAACTTAAAAAATATCTATGAAAATTTGTTTTATAATAAATAGCCTTGAAACCGAAAAGCCCAAGACTTCTGTCTTTATAATGACAAAAGCTCACCAGCGTGGGCACGAAGTTTATGTCGCTACAGTTGGAGATTTCAGCTTTAGTTCCAGTGCACCTTTAGGATTGCACTGTATAGGACTCCCTGAAGGAGAAAATCCTGCCAATGCTGAAGAATTCCTAGAACAACTAAAGAGTGAAGATGCAAGAAAGACAAGAATATCTGCCCGGGAATTAGATGTAATTTTCCTAAGAAACAATCCTACTGAGGAAGAAGACAGCAGAAAATGGGCGGAACATGCCGGGGTTGCATTTGGAAGAATGATGCAGGAAGAGGATGTCCTCGTTTTAAATGATGCTTTTGCTCTTTCTCATGCCTTTATAGACAAATTGTATTTTGAAGAATTACCTGAAGAAATTAAACTTAGCGTCTATAATTACCAGGAGCAAAGATGAAATAATGGATTTCTATGAGAAACACAATCGAAAGATCGTCCTTAAGCCGCTGGAAGGCTCAGGAGGTCAGGATGTTTATCTTATAGATGAACACGAAAAGAACATCAATCAAATTACCACTGCACTTAATAAGCAGGGATATATTATTGCACAGGAGTTTTTACCTGCTGTAAAGGATGGAGATGTGCGGGTGTTGCTGTTAAACGGAAGAGTACTTGAGGAAGACGGAAAACATGCCGTGGTAAGAAGAAAAAGTGGTGAAGGTGAATTCCGGAACAACCTGGCTTTGGGTGGTTCAGCAGATTTTAGTGAATTTACTGAAGATATGAAGAGGATAATAGAATTAACTGCGCCAAAACTTATTAAGGACGGGTTGTTCTTTGTAGGGCTCGATGTAGTTGAGGATAAATTAATTGAAATCAATGTACTTAGTCCGGGAGGACTGGAAGTTATGCAAAGCGTAGGATTGCCCGACTTTACTACTACTATCATTGAATCAATAGAGAAAAAGGTAGAATATAAACAAAAGTATAAAGGCCATATTTCTAATAAGGAATTAGCCACACTTGTTTAAAAAGAAAAATGGAAAAAGAAGTGGAAATTACAGACAGGATCTTAGGTGAATATGGAAATGAAAATGGTCCATTAATTTTTGTCACTTGCTGTTCATGGAAATGAGCCCAGCGGAGTCAAGGCACTAAAAAAGTTTTTTCTGAACTGGAAAAAACCCAACCTGAAATAAAAGGTAAAATTGTAGGAGTAGCAGGCAACAAACTTGCGCTTCAAAAGGGACAAAGATTTATCGAAGAAGATCTTAACAGGACCTGGAAAGAAGACAGCATTACCCGGAAGAAAAAAGATACACACGAGCAGCGGGAAATGCACGAGATCATTGAAATACTGGAAAAGTATCCTGAAAAAGACTACGGAAAAAGATATTTTCTGGATTGCCACACCACCTCTTCAGATAGTCTTCCATATGTTTCAGTTCAGGTTGTTAATGACAATGATGAATGGGCACAGAAATTCCCTACGTACATCGTGCGCGGCTTCAGTGATATAGTATATGGAGCTATTGACCATTACTTAAGCAGAACAGGTCTTACAGGATTTACTTTTGAAGCCGGGCAACACGAAAATACAGAATCTATAGAAAATCACGAGGGTATGATCTGGCTGGCATTAAAAGAAGCCTGTTCTTTAAATCTTAAAAGTATTTCCTGCTATCCCGATTGTGTTGAAAATTTTGCAAGCAAGAATGCACCGGATCAAAAAGTTTTTGAAATAATCCATAGACATGGATTAGAAAAAGATGATGAATTTAAAATGCAGCCGGGATATAAAAATTTCCAAAAAATAAAAAAAGGAGAAGTTTTGGCTATGCAAAATGGCAAAGAATTAAAGAGCGAGTGGGATGCCTACATCTTTATGCCATTATATCAGGCACAGGGAAATGATGGGTTTTTTGTTATTGAGGAAGTTTAAAAAATTACCGAATACAAAGAGAAGAGAGAAGAGAGAAGAGAGAAGAGAGAATAGAATTAGCAGGGAAGAAGTTTTTCCTTCAAAAAATTATCTTTTTACAATACCTATCACCTCCCCTGTTTTGCAGTTGATCCTTAAAAGTTCTTTTCTTCTTAAGCCGTATTTGCCCTCCGGTCCTAAATAATCCCCGATTGAATTACTTGATCTAATGATCATGAGTTGGGTGCCATCCCGGGGATCGATAAGAGGGCTCTTACAGGAATTTTCATCAAAGACTACTCCTTCCTGAAGAACAAATGCATCAGGCACATCCTCCGGTGCTCTGGAAATTTCAGAAAAAGTGGAATTTCCGGCTCCACAACCTGCACTCAGGAACAAAACCACGAAAGCATAAAAAAGCAGAGAGATTTTTTTCATTTCCGAATAGTTGAAGGTTACTATAAAGATAAATAAAAATTAAAACCTGTATTGGACGGAGAATATAAAAAATTCCTCTTTCCTAAAGCTTTAGAGTAGATAAAAACAGCACTAATATTTTAAAATTTTTCTCCGGAAAATGCACTGTCTATAATTGCTAAGACTAGAATGGCCCTGTCAAAATTATAGCTGTAGTAACATAAATGAATTAAACATTGAATTTCTGAAGGAATAATAATCTGAAAAATATTTTCTCTTCAGAGCAGATTAATCGATTTTATAAGCTCATTCGGAATACGCAATAGTTGAAAGCAGCGCATTTTCTGCCTGTCTTGAATCCAGCCTGGTGTGCTGAACTACAACAGGAATATTTGATTCTATAACACAAGCATAATCTGTTCCCAGAGGCACTTAGCTCAGGATCCTTAAGATCATTAAATCGTAAGTGTTTTGTGCGCTGTGCCTCCACTGTCACTTTGTATGGTCCCACAGGATCTTTATCGCTAAAGAAGATGGTAATTTCTACTTCTGCCTTCTCATCTGATGTATTTAAAATACAGGCGGTTTCGTGACTGGTAAATTCCGGTTCCTTTCCTGTTCCGTACGTGGGAATATAACCTTCAGCAATTACCCATATTTTCTTTCCTAATGCTTTCATAACTCTTTTTCCGGTTTTATTCAATCTTTTCAATTTCAGCTAT is part of the Antarcticibacterium sp. 1MA-6-2 genome and harbors:
- a CDS encoding tyrosine/phenylalanine carboxypeptidase domain-containing protein, coding for MDGGDFREIFRLLTREYGFLPERAFNITSRIMQGGGFLKDIIYLKGLVELRKYLQDGGEYEPLLAGKFGIKHTKIIQELTNRGILNSGVLRPSYLLTEDTEKKLDLIRKGLPLSKMISA
- a CDS encoding glutathione synthetase; amino-acid sequence: MKICFVVNSVETETAGTTVYLMHEAFKRKHQVYIMGVGDFNYNNNQELTVHCKTLGKNAKSETPKEYINSLKSKKAKSEKISVKDLDVLFIRNNPTEEEAGRTWAEHSGIAFGRLVQQEGVLVLNDAFALSNAFIDKLYFEELPSSIKPASLITRKKEDILQFFEDHKKKMILKPLEGSGGRGVYLIDKNEKNLNQIIETLTEKGYIIAQEFLPAVKDGDVRVLLLNGKVMEKDGHFGIIRRVSGEGEFRSNISQGASPNSTEYTEEMKKIVEITAPKLIRDGLFFVGLDIVKDKLIEINVLSPGGMDSFPYLGLPNFSDQVIEAIERKLEYKKNYGDKISNRELATMD
- a CDS encoding tyrosine/phenylalanine carboxypeptidase domain-containing protein — its product is MDDPAMSYLFREKREELDQQITMLNERGTRNFFYNSIRLYKGVERMLCEEAEQLLKDVNEVEKPPKDELIDSRGFSSMARQEFEYFRQQDSNFKSRVHIRKDVNIMMVSKGELYLPDDYLMRKKEAMALIQHEVGTHVLTFHNGSWQPLQQLKIGLADYDPLQEGLAVMSEYLVDGLTANLGYVHWQEEWLQELH
- a CDS encoding sensory rhodopsin transducer translates to MPLGTDYACVIESNIPVVVQHTRLDSRQAENALLSTIAYSE
- a CDS encoding succinylglutamate desuccinylase, producing MEEDLNRTWKEDSITRKKKDTHEQREMHEIIEILEKYPEKDYGKRYFLDCHTTSSDSLPYVSVQVVNDNDEWAQKFPTYIVRGFSDIVYGAIDHYLSRTGLTGFTFEAGQHENTESIENHEGMIWLALKEACSLNLKSISCYPDCVENFASKNAPDQKVFEIIHRHGLEKDDEFKMQPGYKNFQKIKKGEVLAMQNGKELKSEWDAYIFMPLYQAQGNDGFFVIEEV